The stretch of DNA GATGGTCTTATCGACCCCGTAGAGCGTTAACTTCTGCTGATCGACGTGATGGAATGAGGTAATCAGCCGATCATTTTCCGAACTTCCGCCGTTTCGATCCGGCAAGAATATCCCGAACTTCAGACGGATATTGTCTTTAATGGCCAGTGTTGCTCCGGTTCTTGCATCCAGAACTTCCACCAGCAGCCATTCCAGATTTCCATCATCCCGGTCACGAACTCGACTCGCCAGGACGAGCAGATCGTCTGGCATTTCGGGAGGGTTAAGTACAGATCGATTGGGAACAGCCCTCACCCAGAGACTCTCCCCCGTCTGTCGATCAATCGCCATGAGATCGTCTCTTAGGCCAATGGCAGGAATATAGCCATCGTTCATCTGATTGTTGTGGTGCAGCGAAGTCACCACGATCATGCTGCGGCCAAAATTGACGTAATAACGTTCTCGATCTACAAATCCGCGGATCTGCACAATCCCTTCAAACTCGCCTTTGCTTAGAGGAATCGTGCTTTTCAGCACAGGGCCGCGAACGTCGTAGATTTTGAGCTCTTTCTGGGCATTGATCAAAGCAATTTCATGTTCGCTTATCCGATTGAACAGCACACGTTCGCCGGCTGGCTCGTTAATCTGAATCTGTTGACCGATCGGATCCCACAATCTCAACCATGTCCCCTGCTCTCTGGTACTGACCACACAAAACAGTTTGCGTCCAAAGAGAAACGAAGGTTGCCTCAACTCCTGTTCAATACGTCCAGTCTCCAGCTTCTGGCCTGTTGCCGTCTCCAGTAGGGTATAACTGAGTCGATCCGTCCCGCGTACGACGAGCACTCGATCATCGCCAAAAATCCCGCTGCTCAAATCGGCTTGCAGGCCACTCAAAGGCTCCAGATCGTCTCGACGCCAAGTTACTAGACCTGTTGCCGGATCGATCATATACAGGCGCTGCTGGCTTTGAATTGTCAAAAAAGAAGCACCCGCCGGTCCATAAGCCGGGGTGACACTCTGCCCTTTTCGATCAGGCAGGCGGCATTTCCACACCAGCCCGTCATCACCCTGCTGCAGCAAAGACAAGAGCGAAATTCCCCCCGCCCAGGCCATCGTCGCCGTGTGACCATAAAACGCCTGACTTCCAGCCGAAGGAGCGCTATAACGCCCTTCGATCGTTGTCCAGCGGGAGTTTCCACCAGTCGATTTATCAAACAGCATCAGCCGCGATGCCTGTTCATCACCGGTCACCAATGAATCCACAGGAAAGCCGGCGGGAGGAAATGAGCGCCGGCGATTTTCCAGATACGGGCTCTTCAGCACCTCATATTGAGGCGAGTTCACACTGGCAGGGAGCCCGTTCCATTCCAGTTGAGCACTCCCCAGCCCCTGTCCGTTTCGTACGGAGATTCGTACTTCCTGAACGTCCTGATGACTCGCGTCTTTGATCGATTTCTTTCCTGACAAAGTGACATTTTTCAGCGGCATGCGCAATGAATCGCCAGTCTGCGAGAACTGCCTTTCAATTTGCCTGGCACTCGCGGGATACCCCGCTAATTCGTACAGACTTGATAAGTGACGAGCATTGACTGCTGTCGCGTTGTGAGTGAACTCGGCTTTCAAAAGACATTCCGCAGCATGCAGATCTCCCTGAATCATCAGTCGATCTGCCAATTGAGCGACCACCTTGGCGCGTTCGGTATGTTCTCCGGCAATGGCCAGCCATCTTCGGGAAAAATCCATCAAGGCGGCATCAGTGGCCTTTTGTGCCCAGCGATCGAGACATTCCGAAAGCATGGCTTGAAGTGCCGGGCTTTTCAAAGTTGTTCGGGATTCGCCAGTTCCCGAAATGACTTCTGCCAATCGCTGCAGCCAGGCTGTGGCAGAGACCTGCAGGACGTTCTCGCCCGGGGCTAACGTCAGTGCCTCCTCGGGAAGGTTCATGAGAATATCGAGAGCCTGCTCGAGCGTCTGGCGGTCTCCTTCATCGAGGCTGATCTTTGAAAGCCACGCCACGTCATGCAGTCGATCACTGGGCGACAATGCCATTGGACGCAACAAAGCCAGAATCTCTTTGGAGCTTCGTTTGCCTTCGTACAACTGCTGGCTCAACGTGCTTCTTAAGAGTCTTTGAGCTCGCTCGCGACTGGCGGTCGAGAGTGAACCCCGCAAGGCCAGCATGACGGCCGCCTCCACACGATCTGCCCGACCAAGAACTGCCTCCAGTTCCGCACGTTCGAGGTCTCTTTCTGCATTATTGCTGACAGCCTCTTGCGACTCTCGGTCTAAAGCCGAAAGCCTCGCCTGAGCCTGTGGGAAAGCTTTCAGCTCTTTCAGACCAATGGATAAAACCAGATCTCCTGCAGGAATCAGATTCCCTAAGCTAGAATCATCTTCTTGGAGATTGTGAGTGCGATAGACTCCTGTACCAATTTCAAATGTACCAAACCGCCCATCATCCAGCGGCAAGACATACCGATCCCCCAGGAGAACTCCAGTGCCGCTGGGTAAACCCGTATTCACTTTCCAGAGCTCGCTCCCGTCATTCAGACTGAGACCGCGAGTCTGCTGCCTGCCGACCACCAGCACAACCTGACCATCGATGGCCCCGATGTACTCCGCATCCATCCGGTGCTTGGCCCATAAAACTTCACCAGTCTCCAGTTGGAAACAGCGGACAAAATCTGAAGTGTCCGGAAGGCAGACCACTCGATCGCCGGAAATCAGGGGGCCATCCAGCATGCCTCTGGCACCACGGCGGTGGCTGGCCGAATTCCCGAAGCGGCCGTTCACTTCGGAATTCGCTTCATATTCCCTCGCGTGCCACAGCAGTTGATGTGTCGCCAGATCGAAAGTGACAATCACTCCCGTTCGAGTGGGGCAAACAGCAATCCCCCGACTGACAGCAGGCAGGCACGCCTGAAAAAAACGATCTCGCTCTTCGCTCACGAGTTGATCAGCAAATGCCAGTGGCTGCTTCCAGAGCCTTCGCCCCGTCACGGGATCGATACTGTTCAGAATGATCTGCCGATCAAACTCAGTCAGGACCAGCATTTCACTTGGTGTAATCACCGGCGCCCCGAGAAAATAATGTCCGTCAAAGTCATTACTCGTCGAATCGCTGGCAATTTGAGCATCTTTGGTTGAGGTATCGCCGGCTTTACCACCAATCGCCCAAGCCACACGCTGCGCATCATTTTGAGACCAAAGATCCAAGGCCACCAGTCGATTTGTGGCGCGGCCAACCAGCCTCGCTTCACCGAACTGACGAAACTGCTGGGAGGCAGCGCCGCGCGGCGAACTAAAGCTCAATTGATCAACCAGATACAGACGCCTTTGGTCCGAAGCCATGATCCCTTGCAGGGTGTTGGCACCGACAAATTCTTGAGGCTCAATAACTGACGAAATCGTCGGCAGGTTCATCCCCTTCCGACCGGAAATATTCTCCAGATCCTGAAACAACTTCCCCAGACTGGAAGCCGAAGACCACTCCCAGGCTCTGGTGCCATCCAGATTGAGACACACCACCCCCTGAGAATCTCGGAGAAGTATCTGATCACCGACTATCAGGGCGTACTGAGATGTGTTCGCCAGTCGATCAGCATCCCGCTGCTGCATGGCCCAGCGATCCAGATATCCACCCAGAAGTTCCGTCGGAGTTCTCTCAATAAGAGACAGACTCCAGGACGAACGCGGTGCTGGCAGACTTCCCGGCTGTTTGCGACTGCGGGAAACAGAGCCACGAATCGACAGCCAATCCCGAACAGGCTCGCCTTGTGCGTTTAACGACAAGGAGAGCCTGCGGTTCCATTCAATCAACTGACTGATGGCCGAATTTTTGTTGCTCGTCACCGATTGAACAGAGCCCGTTCGAAACCCATGCGACTGAAGTTTCAATAGAATGTTTTGCAATACATCGGCGTGATCAGAAGTTTCCTTTCTGTCACCGGGCGCACGGAAAAAAACAGTCCCGACTCTCGCGGCAAGATCAAAATCGCCAGCTTCCAGGAGTCGTCTGGCTGCCTCCAAGGCAGCCCCCTGGCCTTCAGGAAGTAATGGAAAACTTCGGGATACCTTTAAAAGGTAAAGTTCTCGGTCTTCATGATCATTCAGTTGACGCAGTTCATCAGCAGCACGAGCTGCCCATTGCTGGCGATAATCTGCCAGCTCGGCTGCTGAAAGATTTTTGAACTGAGAAACGGCCCACGCTTTGACCGAACCAAAATTTCCATCGGGAAGACGTTCAAAGGCATCATGTGGCCACGAGAGGACATTCAGGAGCAGTTCAACACGTTGACCTGCAGCGGCGACATCGGCCACGCGCTCCCAGGCAACCACACGATCTCTCAGCTTGCTATCGCGAAACAGAGAATTGTTGGGAGACTCGGCACCAAGAGCGGAAGCAGAGATGCAGATGAACCCAAGAAATCCCAGGCAAATACTCTTTGCCGAGAAAAGGTAACCTGCGTAGTCAAAGATTGGATGTAAACAATTTTTCATACCCACATGGTACGAAAAAGGTTGGATTGGGAAAAGAAAAAACCCTCAAAGCATTTCTGCTTCGAGGGTTTTGAAAATGATCCGGCGATAACCTACTTTCACGCTTGTGGGCACTATCATCGGCCGCGGGAGCTTAACTGTCGTGTTCGGAATGGGAACGAGTGTTTCCTCACGCGTAAAGTCACCGGAAAACCACTGCAAACCTGCAAAGACTTGCAGTGGATAGGGCAGTTATCTGACATCTCACTTTAGCTCACTAGGAGCAACACATGATCTGCGAAGCTGTATTCAGGACAACAATCAAAGTGATCAAGCTTTCGTCCGTTAGTACCAGTCGACTGAGACGCTTGCACGCCTTACATCACTAGCCTATCAACCTGGTCGTCTACCAGGGGACTTCAGACTTTCGTCAACGAAACCTGTTCTTGGGAGAGGCTTCGCGCTTATATGCTTTCAGCGCTTATCCCGACCGTACTTAGCTACCCTGCGCTGCCACTAGCGTGACAACAGGAACACCAGAGGTACGTCCCTCCAAATCCTCTCGTACTAAAGAGAAAACCCCTCAAGTTTCGTACGGCCACAGCAGATAGGGACCAACCTGTCTCACGACGGTTTAAACCCAGCTCACGTACCACTTTAATCGGCGAACAGCCGAACCCTTGGGAGCTTCTCCACCCCCAGGATGTGATGAGCCGACATCGAGGTGCCAAACCATGCCGCCGCTATGGACGCTCGGGCATGATCAG from Planctopirus ephydatiae encodes:
- a CDS encoding outer membrane protein assembly factor BamB family protein, whose protein sequence is MKNCLHPIFDYAGYLFSAKSICLGFLGFICISASALGAESPNNSLFRDSKLRDRVVAWERVADVAAAGQRVELLLNVLSWPHDAFERLPDGNFGSVKAWAVSQFKNLSAAELADYRQQWAARAADELRQLNDHEDRELYLLKVSRSFPLLPEGQGAALEAARRLLEAGDFDLAARVGTVFFRAPGDRKETSDHADVLQNILLKLQSHGFRTGSVQSVTSNKNSAISQLIEWNRRLSLSLNAQGEPVRDWLSIRGSVSRSRKQPGSLPAPRSSWSLSLIERTPTELLGGYLDRWAMQQRDADRLANTSQYALIVGDQILLRDSQGVVCLNLDGTRAWEWSSASSLGKLFQDLENISGRKGMNLPTISSVIEPQEFVGANTLQGIMASDQRRLYLVDQLSFSSPRGAASQQFRQFGEARLVGRATNRLVALDLWSQNDAQRVAWAIGGKAGDTSTKDAQIASDSTSNDFDGHYFLGAPVITPSEMLVLTEFDRQIILNSIDPVTGRRLWKQPLAFADQLVSEERDRFFQACLPAVSRGIAVCPTRTGVIVTFDLATHQLLWHAREYEANSEVNGRFGNSASHRRGARGMLDGPLISGDRVVCLPDTSDFVRCFQLETGEVLWAKHRMDAEYIGAIDGQVVLVVGRQQTRGLSLNDGSELWKVNTGLPSGTGVLLGDRYVLPLDDGRFGTFEIGTGVYRTHNLQEDDSSLGNLIPAGDLVLSIGLKELKAFPQAQARLSALDRESQEAVSNNAERDLERAELEAVLGRADRVEAAVMLALRGSLSTASRERAQRLLRSTLSQQLYEGKRSSKEILALLRPMALSPSDRLHDVAWLSKISLDEGDRQTLEQALDILMNLPEEALTLAPGENVLQVSATAWLQRLAEVISGTGESRTTLKSPALQAMLSECLDRWAQKATDAALMDFSRRWLAIAGEHTERAKVVAQLADRLMIQGDLHAAECLLKAEFTHNATAVNARHLSSLYELAGYPASARQIERQFSQTGDSLRMPLKNVTLSGKKSIKDASHQDVQEVRISVRNGQGLGSAQLEWNGLPASVNSPQYEVLKSPYLENRRRSFPPAGFPVDSLVTGDEQASRLMLFDKSTGGNSRWTTIEGRYSAPSAGSQAFYGHTATMAWAGGISLLSLLQQGDDGLVWKCRLPDRKGQSVTPAYGPAGASFLTIQSQQRLYMIDPATGLVTWRRDDLEPLSGLQADLSSGIFGDDRVLVVRGTDRLSYTLLETATGQKLETGRIEQELRQPSFLFGRKLFCVVSTREQGTWLRLWDPIGQQIQINEPAGERVLFNRISEHEIALINAQKELKIYDVRGPVLKSTIPLSKGEFEGIVQIRGFVDRERYYVNFGRSMIVVTSLHHNNQMNDGYIPAIGLRDDLMAIDRQTGESLWVRAVPNRSVLNPPEMPDDLLVLASRVRDRDDGNLEWLLVEVLDARTGATLAIKDNIRLKFGIFLPDRNGGSSENDRLITSFHHVDQQKLTLYGVDKTIEIDYRRLKANGSESLLPSR